The DNA window ATTGTGAAGCAACAATATGACTGCCAGCTCCCATCAAGGTACAAATCGCCAGATGCAATGCAGCTTGTCCGCTGGCTGTTGCTAAACCGCCCACCCCGCCCTCTAAGGCAGCCATGCGTTCTTCTAAAACCGCATTTGTGGGGTTAGATATACGCGAGTAAACATGTCCTGCCCGTTCAATATTGAATAAACCTGCTGCATGGTCTGTATCTTTAAAAACATAGGAAGCTGTTTGATAAATAGGGGTTGCTCGTGCGCCTGTACTTGGGTCTGGCACTTGTCCTGCGTGTAAACTCAACGTATCAAAACGGAGATAATGCGGTAGTGGCATAGTGAAATTGCTCAAGGTTTATACAAATACAGATTTTAATAATCAAATAACTATGATAATTGAATAGATTTAGCCGTCTTACGTGGGTTAAAGGCTTCACGTAACCCATCACCAATGAATGTTAGTAAAATCAACATACCCACTAAAATAATAAAGGTAAACAGCGATAGCCACCACGCCTCTATATTACTTTTTCCTTGCGCTAATAAACTGCCTAAACTGGGCTGATCGGGGGGGAGTCCTAGCCCTAAAAAATCTAAACTGGTTAACGCTAAAATTGCTTTGCTGATAAAAAAGGGAATATAAGTGAAAACAGGTGTTAATGCATTGGGTAATAAATGCCGCCAGATTATTTTGAAATGACTAACACCCAATGCTTGGGCTGCGTGAATATAAGTGAAGTTACGCCCTTTTAGAAATTCTGCACGCACATAGTCAGCTAAACTCATCCAGCTAAATAAGGATAACAAGAGGATAAGTAATAAAACGCTAGGGTAAAACAGGGAGGAAAAAATAATTAATACATAAAGTTCTGGAATACTTGCCCAGACTTCAATCAGACGTTGTGAGTATAAATCAACATTTCCCCCAAAATATCCCTGAATCGCCCCTGCAATCACCCCCACCACAACCGCAATAAAAGTTAAAGTGAGTCCAAATAGAACGGATAAACGAAAGCCATAAATGAGTTGTGCCAAAACATCGCGTCCTCGATCATCTGTGCCTAAAAGATGTAAATCAGACGGTGGCGCAGGATTAGGCATTGCATTAGTGTAATCTAATGTTTTAAATGAATAAGGATTTAATGGTGTGATTAGCCAATTTCCTGCATGTGTGAGTTGCTCACGAATAAATGTATCTGTGTAATCAGCCTCTGTCGCAAAGAATCCACCAAATGTCGTTTCTGGATAGGTTTGTAGAATCGGGAAATAATACGCGCCATTATAAAAGACGATTAACGGTTTTTCGTTACTAAAAAACTCAGCAAACAAGCTGATTGAAAACAATAAACTAAATATCCACAAACTATAATAACCACGTTTGTGTGTTTTAAAGCGTTGCCAAAAATATTGAAATGGAGAAAGCGGCGGAGCGACACTCATCGGTTAATAGACTCATATTGAATGCGAGGGTCTATAAGTACATAACTAATATCTGTCAATAATTTTGCTAACAAACTTAATAAGGTAAAAATATATAAAGTGCCTAATACAACAGGGTAATCACGTTGTTTAATAGAATCATAGGCTAATAAGCCTAAACCATCCAAAGAAAAAATTGTTTCAATCAATAAACTACCAGAAAAAAAAGCCGTTACAAAGGCGACAGGGAAACTTGTCACGATGGGAATAATCGCATTTCTAAGGACATGCTTATATAAAATAGTTTTAGGTTTTAATCCTTTAGCTAATGCAGTAATGACATACTGTTGCTGTATTTCTGCTAAAAAACTGTTTTTTGTTAATAATGTTGTTAATGCTAAGTTGGTGACTAATAATGCTGTAATAGGTAATACTAAATGCCAAAAATAATCTAGTACTTTGGCAACAGGTGATAAAGTCTCCCACTGATCAGAAACAAGACCATGTAAGGGAAAAACATCAAAAAAACTGCCACCGCCTAATAACACTAATAAAAAAACACCTAAGACAAAACTGGGTGTTGCATAACCAATTAATAAAATAGTGCTGCTCGCAACGTCAAAGGGAGAGCCATCATATAAGGCTTTACGAATACCTAACGGTATAGAGATGAGATAGGTTAGTAAAAACGTCCACAAGCCAATACTCATAGAAACAGGTAATTTACTAAAAATAAGGCTCATCACAGATTGATGATGAAAATAACTGTCTCCTAAATCGAAAAAAATATATTGTTGAATCATTAAGAAAAAACGTTCTGGTGCGGGCTTATCAAATCCATATAATTTATTTAATCCAGCCAGTTGCTGCTCATCCAATCCTGTCGCACCGCGATATAACCCTTCTACACCTGTGCTTGCTTCTCCCTGCCGATTTTGTCCTTTTAATTCATTAATCATTTTTTCAACAGGACCACCAGGAACAAATTGTGTAATCACAAAAGCAACAAGCATGACCCCAAATAATGTTGGAATCATCAATAATAACCGTTTGAAAATATAACGAATTAACATGCTACTTTTCACTGGTGGTTTAGGTAAATGTATTCATTTTACCAAAGTATGTTTATTTAGCGAGGAGTATAACTCGTTCCCTTTAATCAAACGTGGCTTTAAATTAATAACAATAATAATGAGATAGTCAGCTTAAACAACTAATCTATCTTTTACTTTACAATAAATTCACTATGCCAATAAATTTGAAGTTTGTTGTGTAACAAATAGTTATTATGCTAGTGTTTAAGATAGTTTGAGTCATAACAAAAATTTTTCATGTATCCATTAAAAAGTATTTTTTCTTTTCATAAGAAAAACTTATAATGCTTACCTTTCCACATCACTTAGGAGGTGAAAATGTCCGCGAATCCTTATGAATTAGGGTTAGATAAAAATAATGCTAACTATGTTCCT is part of the Beggiatoa alba B18LD genome and encodes:
- a CDS encoding ABC transporter permease, with protein sequence MSVAPPLSPFQYFWQRFKTHKRGYYSLWIFSLLFSISLFAEFFSNEKPLIVFYNGAYYFPILQTYPETTFGGFFATEADYTDTFIREQLTHAGNWLITPLNPYSFKTLDYTNAMPNPAPPSDLHLLGTDDRGRDVLAQLIYGFRLSVLFGLTLTFIAVVVGVIAGAIQGYFGGNVDLYSQRLIEVWASIPELYVLIIFSSLFYPSVLLLILLLSLFSWMSLADYVRAEFLKGRNFTYIHAAQALGVSHFKIIWRHLLPNALTPVFTYIPFFISKAILALTSLDFLGLGLPPDQPSLGSLLAQGKSNIEAWWLSLFTFIILVGMLILLTFIGDGLREAFNPRKTAKSIQLS
- a CDS encoding ABC transporter permease subunit, which gives rise to MLIRYIFKRLLLMIPTLFGVMLVAFVITQFVPGGPVEKMINELKGQNRQGEASTGVEGLYRGATGLDEQQLAGLNKLYGFDKPAPERFFLMIQQYIFFDLGDSYFHHQSVMSLIFSKLPVSMSIGLWTFLLTYLISIPLGIRKALYDGSPFDVASSTILLIGYATPSFVLGVFLLVLLGGGSFFDVFPLHGLVSDQWETLSPVAKVLDYFWHLVLPITALLVTNLALTTLLTKNSFLAEIQQQYVITALAKGLKPKTILYKHVLRNAIIPIVTSFPVAFVTAFFSGSLLIETIFSLDGLGLLAYDSIKQRDYPVVLGTLYIFTLLSLLAKLLTDISYVLIDPRIQYESINR